Proteins encoded within one genomic window of Cyanobacterium sp. T60_A2020_053:
- a CDS encoding MoxR family ATPase: MREKITILRKNLARAIVGKDEAITLVLVALFSGGHALLEDVPGVGKTLLAKSLAKSINGKFQRIQCTPDLLPSDVTGTNIWNPNTREFEFLAGPAFANILLADEINRATPRTQSSLLEVMEEKQITVDGDAKKVPAPFFVIATQNPVEYQGTFPLPEAQMDRFALSLSLGYPAPEEELLMLQKQLDQTLVTNLEPCLSLEDVITLQQQCQQIKVAPELQKYIVDIITASRQDDDISLGVSPRGTVALQKTIQVLAFLEGREYSIPDDVKFLAPHALAHRLIPKGGRNAKVIVDRLLRTVALP; the protein is encoded by the coding sequence ATAACCATCCTCAGAAAAAATTTGGCGCGCGCCATTGTGGGCAAAGACGAAGCAATTACCTTGGTATTGGTGGCGCTGTTTAGTGGAGGTCACGCTTTACTAGAAGATGTGCCGGGAGTAGGAAAAACCCTTCTCGCCAAATCCTTAGCTAAATCCATTAACGGCAAATTTCAGCGCATTCAATGCACTCCCGATCTTTTACCCAGTGATGTTACTGGTACTAATATTTGGAATCCTAACACAAGGGAGTTTGAATTTTTAGCTGGTCCAGCCTTTGCCAATATTCTCCTTGCTGACGAAATTAATCGCGCCACCCCTCGCACCCAATCGTCACTATTGGAAGTGATGGAAGAAAAACAAATAACAGTAGATGGAGATGCCAAAAAAGTTCCAGCGCCCTTCTTCGTTATTGCCACCCAAAACCCCGTAGAATATCAAGGCACATTTCCCCTGCCGGAAGCACAAATGGATCGTTTTGCCCTTTCCCTTAGTTTGGGGTATCCAGCGCCCGAAGAAGAATTATTAATGCTACAAAAACAATTAGATCAAACCTTGGTCACTAATCTTGAACCTTGTCTTTCCCTTGAGGATGTCATCACACTACAACAACAATGTCAGCAAATCAAAGTCGCCCCAGAGTTACAAAAATACATCGTTGATATTATCACTGCTTCTCGTCAAGATGACGATATTAGCTTAGGAGTTAGCCCTCGTGGTACTGTTGCACTACAAAAAACCATTCAAGTTTTAGCTTTTCTGGAAGGGAGAGAGTATAGTATCCCCGATGATGTCAAATTTTTAGCACCCCATGCTCTTGCCCATCGTCTCATACCCAAGGGAGGGCGCAATGCTAAAGTCATTGTAGATCGTTTACTTCGTACCGTTGCGTTACCATAA
- a CDS encoding diheme cytochrome c family protein, translating into MITKKSKKFLISLTIGFILACSALLGGGASHLINGQTLPKSVDKATGNYRTGEELYLQSCSGCHIPIPPAVLPTQTWQTILENPRNHYGTQLEGIVRFNQVLMWQYLKNYSRPLLPNESEPKFMAQSRYFFALHPQVDLPSPVSHRSCLQCHTGAENFEFSLQ; encoded by the coding sequence ATGATAACAAAAAAATCAAAAAAGTTCTTAATCAGCCTCACAATAGGATTTATACTGGCTTGTAGCGCCCTTCTGGGAGGGGGTGCGTCCCATCTCATTAATGGTCAAACCCTACCAAAATCAGTAGATAAAGCCACAGGTAATTATCGCACGGGGGAAGAATTATATTTGCAAAGCTGTAGCGGTTGTCATATTCCCATTCCCCCTGCCGTCTTACCTACCCAAACATGGCAAACTATCTTAGAAAACCCCCGTAATCATTATGGTACTCAACTAGAAGGTATCGTGCGCTTTAATCAAGTGTTGATGTGGCAATATCTCAAAAATTATTCCCGTCCACTTTTGCCCAATGAAAGTGAGCCAAAGTTTATGGCACAATCTCGATACTTTTTCGCCCTACATCCTCAAGTGGATTTACCTTCTCCCGTAAGTCATCGTAGTTGTTTGCAATGTCACACGGGCGCTGAAAATTTTGAGTTTTCCCTCCAGTAA